Part of the Actinomycetota bacterium genome is shown below.
AATTGTTCCTTCGCTTTAGTCTTATGAACTCCTTCCAAATTTTAAATTTCCATATCTCAAATTTTTCTTCAAAGGATATTTAAAAGAGAAGTTGAAGGATATTTTGAGGTGTTCCAATTGAGAGTGCTTATCATCAATAACTACTTTAACACCAGAGAGATCAACGAGCTAATCGATGCAGTTAGAATGTTCAGCGACATCAAGGTTATGCCCCACCATCAGATCGGTGCCGGATATGAACTCGATGAAGATATAGGAGCAGCAATCCTCAGCGGTTCGGGGGCAAGGATTGTTGAAGCTGAGCATGTGGCGAAGTTTAATCATGTGACTAACTTGATAAGGCGCATTGAAGTCCCCCTCTTGGGTATATGCTTCGGTCACCAGCTTATGTGTCTGGCATTGGGAGCCGATGTGGGAGCACTAGAAGAACCGGTTGTGGATAAGTTTGAATCCGTCCGGATCATCGAGAGGAATGATCTCTTTAAGGGATTTAAAGCTGGGCAGAGCATCCCCTTGGCGGAATGGCATCATGATTATGTGAAAAAGGATAGCCTTTCCAAGGCAAACTTAAGATTGCTGGCGGATTCACCATCCTGTGAGGTTGAGGCGGTAAAGCACGAAGTTAAACCACTTTATGGCATTCAATTTCATGCCGAGAGATTCCGCATTCGAGGAGAGGAGCACAGAGAGGGCATCCAGGTCATAAAACAATTCTGCTCGATGATTAGATGAGTACGTTTGACCGTTTTATCTTGGTCTCAGTTTCTTGAGTCTTTCGATCCCCTTGTCGACCTCAACGACTAACCTTTTGTGCAGGGCAATATTGCCCTTCCCCACCCTTTCAAATTCCCTTTTCACCCAAGGAACTTCTTCGATCATCCGCTTTCCGATATCAACATAGGCATCCATTTGCCCATTTCTATTTCTTTTCCACTCATCTCGATCCTTACACCCTTGCCTCGTTCAGCAGTGAACATGGTGCCATTTTTGATCTCCTGGACACAGCCATAAAAGACATCCTTCATGAGTGGTTTGGGTTTACCATGCCTCCCGACAGGTAGATAAATAGCGACTGCAACTGAGACACAGCAGGATTCTAGACCGGCGAGAGCCATCGACCGGATCCACGATGAGCACATACTCCGGCTCCCCGAAAACAACAAGCCCCTTATCCTCCGAATAATAAGCGATATT
Proteins encoded:
- a CDS encoding gamma-glutamyl-gamma-aminobutyrate hydrolase family protein (Members of this family of hydrolases with an active site Cys residue belong to MEROPS family C26.) yields the protein MLIINNYFNTREINELIDAVRMFSDIKVMPHHQIGAGYELDEDIGAAILSGSGARIVEAEHVAKFNHVTNLIRRIEVPLLGICFGHQLMCLALGADVGALEEPVVDKFESVRIIERNDLFKGFKAGQSIPLAEWHHDYVKKDSLSKANLRLLADSPSCEVEAVKHEVKPLYGIQFHAERFRIRGEEHREGIQVIKQFCSMIR